In Streptomyces longhuiensis, the following proteins share a genomic window:
- a CDS encoding TetR/AcrR family transcriptional regulator, with protein MPIARNSWTVRDKLDRQDSATRARLLTAARTVFEQRGYARTTIADITAQADVGRATFYVYFASKQDVFAVLAADLRDRFLAAQEAADPEAEDPYQLAERTNAAFLDAYVDNLAFMTVLEHQSLTDPAMRVLRDEISDRPRGRTARYIARLVRQGLAEPAGSPESVATAAAGMVAGFARAVATDPACRDQAVADLTAMYLRLLGLTPRAGAKT; from the coding sequence CGACCGCCAGGACAGCGCCACCCGCGCCCGGCTGCTCACGGCGGCCCGCACGGTCTTCGAGCAGCGGGGCTACGCCCGCACGACGATCGCCGACATCACGGCACAGGCCGACGTCGGCCGCGCCACGTTCTACGTCTACTTCGCCTCCAAGCAGGACGTCTTCGCCGTGCTCGCCGCCGATCTGCGCGACCGGTTCCTCGCGGCGCAGGAAGCGGCGGACCCCGAAGCCGAGGACCCGTACCAGCTCGCCGAGCGGACCAACGCGGCGTTCCTGGACGCCTATGTGGACAACCTCGCGTTCATGACCGTGCTCGAACACCAGTCGCTCACGGATCCGGCGATGCGCGTGCTCCGCGACGAGATCAGCGACCGCCCCCGAGGGCGCACCGCGCGCTACATCGCCCGTCTGGTGCGCCAGGGCCTGGCCGAGCCGGCCGGTTCGCCGGAGTCCGTGGCCACTGCCGCGGCCGGTATGGTCGCGGGCTTCGCCCGGGCCGTGGCCACCGACCCGGCCTGCCGGGACCAGGCGGTCGCCGATCTGACGGCGATGTATCTGCGGCTGCTCGGCCTCACACCCCGCGCAGGAGCCAAGACCTGA
- a CDS encoding nucleosidase, translated as MELIGEITAGRPLLVLAVKEEAQFLDTDLPVLLTGMGKVNAATALATVLARGPRPSGIVNLGTAGALRPGWTGTHVIGSVIQHDLDNAVLASLTGEVYGAPIDLPDHGGPVLATGDSFISDEAARARLAAHAPLVDMEGYALASAAQQAGVPLRIVKHVSDEAGDGAARTWRETVADCARVLADWTTRNVPVRP; from the coding sequence ATGGAACTCATAGGTGAGATCACCGCCGGCCGCCCCCTGCTCGTGCTGGCCGTGAAGGAAGAGGCGCAGTTCCTCGACACGGATCTCCCCGTCCTGCTCACCGGCATGGGCAAGGTCAACGCGGCGACCGCGCTGGCCACCGTCCTGGCCCGCGGCCCGCGCCCCTCGGGCATCGTGAATCTGGGCACGGCGGGTGCGCTGCGACCGGGCTGGACGGGCACCCACGTCATCGGCTCCGTGATCCAGCACGACCTGGACAACGCCGTGCTCGCCTCCCTGACGGGCGAGGTCTACGGTGCGCCGATCGACCTGCCCGACCACGGCGGGCCCGTCCTCGCGACCGGCGACTCCTTCATCTCCGACGAGGCGGCCCGCGCCCGCCTGGCCGCGCACGCCCCGCTCGTCGACATGGAGGGCTACGCTCTCGCGTCCGCCGCCCAGCAGGCCGGTGTTCCGCTGCGCATCGTCAAGCACGTCAGCGACGAGGCGGGCGACGGCGCGGCCAGGACGTGGCGCGAGACGGTCGCCGACTGCGCGCGCGTCCTCGCCGACTGGACCACGCGAAACGTCCCCGTACGCCCCTGA
- a CDS encoding RNA-guided endonuclease InsQ/TnpB family protein encodes MIRAYRFVMRPTVRQAQALGEMLRDHCSLYNGALQERRDAYRHASRTSIKYGQQSVQLKDIRAFDPECQGRWSFSSQQATLRRLDKAFAAFFRRVKSGEKPGYPRFRGVNWFDTVEFPKDGDGCRWDSTPHDPVTRVRLQGVGHVKVHQHRPVAGKVKTVSVKREGRRWFVVLTAEQVQPEPLPATGSVIGIDLGIANFVATSDGGFIPNPRHGARSAARLEAAQQALSRFPRVRRDRRTANHRRAVEKVAKLHRKVRRQRLDHAHKTALDLVREHDFIAHEDLKIRNMVRRAAPKPDPDTSGAFLPNGAGAKAGLNRSICDAGWGVFLTILAAKAESAGREVIAVDPRNTSRQCPECGLTSAENRPTQEKFHCISCGHQEHADTVGATNVLRAGLVRREAAPA; translated from the coding sequence GTGATTCGTGCGTACAGGTTCGTCATGCGGCCCACGGTGCGGCAGGCTCAGGCGCTCGGTGAGATGCTGCGTGATCACTGCTCGCTCTACAACGGCGCGTTGCAGGAGCGCCGTGACGCCTACCGGCACGCCTCGAGGACCAGCATCAAGTACGGGCAGCAGTCCGTCCAGCTCAAGGACATCCGCGCGTTTGACCCGGAGTGTCAGGGACGTTGGTCGTTCAGCTCACAACAGGCCACGCTCCGGCGGTTGGACAAGGCGTTCGCGGCGTTCTTTCGCCGGGTCAAGTCCGGTGAGAAGCCGGGCTATCCGCGTTTTCGTGGGGTGAACTGGTTCGACACGGTGGAGTTCCCGAAGGACGGGGACGGCTGCCGGTGGGACAGCACGCCGCACGATCCGGTGACTCGCGTCCGTCTTCAAGGTGTCGGGCACGTCAAAGTGCATCAGCACCGGCCCGTGGCAGGCAAGGTCAAGACGGTCAGCGTGAAGCGTGAGGGCCGACGCTGGTTCGTCGTGCTGACCGCCGAACAGGTCCAGCCCGAACCGCTTCCCGCGACGGGCAGCGTGATCGGCATCGACCTGGGCATAGCCAACTTCGTCGCCACCTCTGACGGCGGATTTATCCCCAACCCGCGTCACGGGGCGAGGAGCGCCGCGAGGCTCGAAGCCGCACAGCAGGCCTTGTCGAGGTTTCCGCGTGTGCGCCGTGACAGGCGGACGGCCAACCATCGGCGAGCGGTCGAGAAGGTCGCGAAGCTGCACCGCAAGGTGCGCCGCCAGCGCCTCGACCACGCACACAAGACCGCGCTTGATCTCGTGCGTGAACATGATTTCATCGCGCACGAGGACCTCAAGATCCGCAACATGGTCCGGCGTGCCGCGCCGAAGCCCGACCCTGACACGTCGGGCGCCTTCCTGCCCAACGGGGCCGGCGCGAAGGCCGGACTCAACCGCTCGATCTGCGATGCCGGATGGGGGGTGTTCCTGACGATCCTCGCCGCCAAGGCTGAAAGCGCCGGACGGGAAGTGATCGCCGTGGACCCCCGCAACACCTCCCGCCAGTGCCCCGAATGCGGGCTCACCAGCGCGGAGAACCGGCCCACACAGGAAAAGTTCCACTGCATCTCGTGCGGCCACCAGGAGCACGCGGACACCGTGGGCGCCACCAACGTTCTACGGGCCGGGCTGGTCCGTCGCGAAGCCGCACCGGCGTAG
- a CDS encoding DUF6069 family protein produces the protein MWSGGLMTALVAALTAVAGVLLVRGVLGVAVFAPERDGAMGDASTGLLAGGAAVAALVATLLLHLLCLGTPQPGRFFSWLVALATLVMVLLPFTTSVALVTKVGTAGVYLAVGLTIGMLLTPVARGAVRSP, from the coding sequence ATCTGGTCCGGCGGCCTGATGACCGCGCTCGTCGCCGCGCTGACCGCGGTGGCCGGTGTGCTCCTCGTCCGCGGTGTCCTCGGCGTCGCCGTGTTCGCGCCGGAGCGCGACGGCGCGATGGGCGACGCGTCCACCGGACTGCTCGCGGGCGGCGCCGCCGTCGCGGCCCTCGTCGCGACGCTGCTTCTGCACCTCCTGTGCCTGGGCACACCGCAGCCCGGGCGGTTCTTCTCCTGGCTCGTCGCGCTGGCGACACTCGTCATGGTGCTGCTGCCCTTCACCACGTCGGTGGCCCTCGTGACGAAGGTGGGCACGGCCGGCGTCTATCTCGCGGTCGGGCTCACCATCGGAATGCTGCTGACCCCCGTGGCGCGCGGCGCGGTCCGCAGCCCCTGA
- a CDS encoding alpha-hydroxy-acid oxidizing protein, whose product MTQQFGDYQHEIYFNALGGVVPELPMGFAELEQRASEALAPSVWSYVAGGAGDEFTQRANVTAFEQWGLVPRMFVGASKRDLTVDLFGLKLDSPLFMCPVGVIGLCGQDGHGDLATARAAARTGVPMVASTLSADPMEDVAKEFGDTPGFFQLYTPTDRDLAESLVSRAEAAGFKGIVVTMDTWVTGWRPRDLSTGNFPQLRGHCLSNYTSDPVFRSRLPQGRADDTQAVVMQFASVFGNPLTWDDLPWLRSLTNLPLIVKGLCHPEDVRRAKDGGVDGIYCSNHGGRQANGGLAAIDALPDVVEAADGLPVLFDSGVRSGADVVKALALGATAVGIGRPYAYGLALGGVDGIVHVLRSLLAETDLIMAVDGYPTLADLTPQALRRRR is encoded by the coding sequence ATGACGCAGCAGTTCGGTGACTACCAGCACGAGATCTACTTCAACGCGCTCGGGGGTGTCGTCCCCGAGCTGCCCATGGGCTTCGCGGAGTTGGAGCAGCGGGCGAGCGAGGCGCTCGCGCCGTCCGTGTGGTCGTACGTCGCGGGTGGCGCGGGCGACGAGTTCACCCAGCGCGCGAACGTCACCGCGTTCGAACAGTGGGGGCTTGTTCCGCGCATGTTCGTCGGGGCGAGCAAGCGGGACCTGACCGTCGACCTCTTCGGACTGAAGCTCGACAGCCCGCTGTTCATGTGTCCCGTCGGTGTGATCGGGCTCTGCGGGCAGGACGGGCACGGGGACCTGGCGACGGCACGGGCCGCCGCGCGCACGGGGGTTCCGATGGTGGCCTCCACCCTGTCCGCCGACCCCATGGAGGACGTGGCCAAGGAGTTCGGCGACACCCCCGGCTTCTTCCAGCTCTACACGCCGACCGACCGCGACCTCGCCGAGAGCCTCGTCAGCCGTGCCGAGGCGGCCGGCTTCAAGGGGATCGTCGTCACCATGGACACCTGGGTCACCGGCTGGCGGCCCCGCGACCTGTCCACCGGCAACTTCCCCCAGCTGCGCGGCCACTGCCTCAGCAACTACACCTCCGACCCGGTCTTCCGCTCCCGGCTCCCGCAGGGCCGCGCCGATGACACGCAGGCCGTCGTCATGCAGTTCGCGAGCGTCTTCGGCAACCCCCTGACGTGGGACGACCTCCCCTGGCTGCGCTCGCTCACCAACCTTCCGCTGATCGTCAAGGGTCTGTGCCACCCCGAGGACGTACGACGCGCCAAGGACGGCGGCGTCGACGGCATCTACTGCTCGAACCACGGCGGACGGCAGGCCAACGGAGGGCTCGCCGCCATCGACGCCCTGCCCGACGTGGTGGAGGCCGCCGACGGTCTGCCCGTCCTGTTCGACTCGGGCGTGCGCTCCGGGGCCGACGTGGTCAAGGCGCTCGCCCTCGGCGCGACGGCGGTCGGCATCGGCCGCCCCTATGCCTACGGGCTCGCCCTCGGCGGCGTCGACGGCATCGTCCACGTGCTGCGGTCCCTGCTCGCGGAGACCGACCTGATCATGGCCGTCGACGGCTACCCGACGCTCGCCGACCTCACTCCGCAGGCGCTGCGTCGCCGGCGCTGA
- a CDS encoding sugar O-acetyltransferase, with the protein MTTTDHFADDPRTNLERMLAGDLYIADDPEIARRQQRAMRLAARYQDAFIEDADKARPILADLLESVGEGVEVRPPLYVDYGGNITIGARTFVNYHLTALDVARITIGEDCQIGPNVQLLTPTHPVEPQPRRDKLEAALPITIGDNVWLGGGVIVCPGVTIGDNSVIGAGAVVTKDVPANVVAVGNPARPVRTL; encoded by the coding sequence ATGACGACGACGGACCACTTTGCCGACGACCCGCGGACGAACCTGGAGCGCATGCTCGCGGGTGACCTCTACATCGCCGACGATCCGGAGATCGCCCGGCGTCAGCAGCGGGCGATGCGGCTGGCCGCCCGCTACCAGGACGCCTTCATCGAGGACGCCGACAAGGCCCGGCCGATCCTGGCCGACCTGCTCGAGTCCGTGGGAGAGGGCGTCGAGGTGCGGCCGCCGCTGTACGTCGACTACGGCGGCAACATCACCATCGGCGCCCGCACCTTCGTCAACTACCACCTCACCGCGCTCGACGTCGCCCGGATCACCATCGGCGAGGACTGCCAGATCGGACCCAACGTCCAACTCCTCACCCCCACCCATCCGGTGGAACCGCAGCCCCGCCGCGACAAGCTGGAAGCCGCGCTGCCCATCACCATCGGCGACAACGTCTGGCTCGGCGGCGGGGTCATCGTGTGCCCCGGAGTGACCATCGGGGACAACTCCGTCATCGGCGCCGGAGCCGTGGTCACCAAGGACGTCCCGGCGAACGTCGTGGCCGTCGGCAACCCCGCCCGCCCCGTCCGCACCCTCTGA
- a CDS encoding TetR/AcrR family transcriptional regulator produces the protein MATGRTDPQRRERILTATLDHIAEQGVAGVSHRKIAVRADVPLGSMTYHFAGIDDLLREAFTRFADEIVAVFERHLADVGTPERAREAVTDLIHALSAGSRRDLVLTHELYALAARRDEYRELTHAWMARSRDLLERHFDADTARQLDALIEGLVLHRSLDTAPQSRELTRAAVLRMTSG, from the coding sequence ATGGCTACCGGACGCACGGACCCACAGCGCCGCGAGCGCATCCTCACAGCCACCCTCGACCACATCGCCGAACAGGGCGTCGCCGGGGTCTCCCACCGCAAGATCGCCGTACGCGCCGACGTGCCGCTCGGCTCGATGACCTACCACTTCGCCGGCATCGACGACCTGTTGCGCGAGGCCTTCACCCGGTTCGCCGACGAGATCGTGGCCGTGTTCGAGCGGCACCTGGCCGACGTCGGCACCCCCGAGCGGGCCCGCGAAGCCGTCACCGACCTCATCCACGCGCTGTCCGCGGGCTCGCGTCGCGATCTCGTCCTCACCCACGAGCTCTACGCCCTCGCCGCCCGCCGCGACGAGTACCGCGAACTCACCCACGCCTGGATGGCGCGCAGCCGCGACCTCCTGGAGCGGCACTTCGACGCGGACACCGCCCGCCAACTGGACGCGCTGATCGAGGGGTTGGTCCTGCACCGCTCCCTCGACACCGCCCCGCAGAGCCGCGAGCTCACCCGGGCGGCCGTGCTGCGCATGACCTCCGGCTGA
- a CDS encoding dihydrofolate reductase family protein: MPTAETPRNPDAAPPITDTERQTGSGKVLWHFTMSLDGFVAGPGHSMDWMTGVTSRPGLIEEYAQTTGAVLGGRDGWDAYPDASATYGGRWQGLVFVLTHRPEELKPADGVTFLDCDVAEAVRIALDAAGGKNLEVLSPTIGRQLLERGLIDEIDLHIAPVLLGDGIRLFDNPGGAPVRLGLVNGSDPSLVVNVRYRPATAV, translated from the coding sequence TCACGGATACGGAACGGCAGACCGGATCGGGCAAGGTGCTCTGGCACTTCACGATGTCCCTGGACGGCTTCGTGGCGGGGCCGGGGCATTCCATGGACTGGATGACGGGCGTCACGTCGCGGCCCGGCCTGATCGAGGAGTACGCGCAGACGACCGGCGCCGTGCTGGGCGGCCGGGACGGCTGGGACGCCTACCCCGACGCGAGCGCGACCTACGGCGGCCGGTGGCAGGGGCTCGTGTTCGTCCTCACCCACCGTCCCGAGGAGCTGAAGCCCGCAGACGGCGTGACGTTCCTCGACTGCGACGTGGCCGAGGCGGTCCGGATCGCTCTGGATGCCGCCGGGGGCAAGAACCTTGAGGTCCTGTCACCCACGATCGGCCGTCAGCTCCTGGAGCGCGGGCTCATCGACGAGATCGACCTGCACATCGCGCCGGTCCTGCTCGGCGACGGGATCCGCCTGTTCGACAACCCCGGCGGCGCGCCGGTCCGACTCGGCCTCGTCAACGGCAGCGACCCGTCGCTCGTGGTGAACGTGCGCTACCGCCCGGCCACCGCCGTTTGA
- a CDS encoding YihY/virulence factor BrkB family protein: MSWPRLWAALRRTPVSMWSDDVSDWAAALTYYAILALLPAMLVTVSLIGLVSPATTDALIAQVTAWAPAESGAALHESLRHMAHERSAALTVTIAGAVSALWSASSYSAVFRRALHTLHGVRDTRPVWRKAHRILLTACTLLALLVTSALVLVLSGSLAQSLGHWLGLGDTVAAAWDFLKWPALLCLVALLVLVLFRSGPPAARGWRHGLPGGLLAALIWLVASAGFTFYASQLGTYSKLYGSLAGGIVFLVWLWVSNLALLAGAQFGVELDRAAPHPPEVSAGDAAPAE, from the coding sequence ATGTCCTGGCCCCGGCTGTGGGCGGCGCTGCGTCGCACGCCGGTGTCGATGTGGAGCGACGACGTGTCGGACTGGGCCGCGGCGCTGACGTACTACGCGATCCTCGCCCTGCTGCCCGCCATGCTCGTGACCGTCTCGCTCATCGGCCTGGTCAGCCCGGCGACGACGGACGCCCTGATCGCGCAGGTGACGGCCTGGGCGCCCGCCGAGTCGGGCGCCGCCCTGCACGAGTCGCTCCGCCACATGGCACACGAGCGGTCCGCCGCGCTCACCGTGACGATCGCGGGCGCCGTCAGTGCCCTGTGGTCGGCGTCGAGTTACTCGGCCGTGTTCCGCCGGGCCCTGCACACGCTGCACGGCGTCCGCGACACGAGGCCCGTGTGGCGCAAGGCCCACCGCATCCTGCTGACCGCCTGCACCCTGCTCGCGCTCCTCGTGACCAGCGCGCTCGTCCTCGTGCTCAGCGGATCCCTCGCCCAGTCCCTCGGGCACTGGCTCGGGCTCGGCGACACGGTCGCCGCGGCCTGGGACTTCCTCAAGTGGCCCGCCCTGCTGTGCCTGGTGGCGCTGCTCGTCCTGGTCCTGTTCCGCTCGGGGCCGCCCGCCGCCCGAGGATGGCGGCACGGCCTGCCGGGCGGTCTGCTGGCCGCGCTGATCTGGCTCGTCGCGTCGGCCGGCTTCACGTTCTACGCCTCGCAGCTCGGCACCTACAGCAAGCTCTACGGCTCCCTGGCGGGGGGCATCGTCTTCCTCGTCTGGCTGTGGGTGTCGAACCTGGCGTTGCTGGCCGGGGCCCAGTTCGGCGTCGAACTGGACCGGGCCGCGCCCCACCCGCCGGAGGTCAGCGCCGGCGACGCAGCGCCTGCGGAGTGA